A part of Papaver somniferum cultivar HN1 unplaced genomic scaffold, ASM357369v1 unplaced-scaffold_118, whole genome shotgun sequence genomic DNA contains:
- the LOC113330375 gene encoding T-complex protein 1 subunit alpha-like: MTISAQTPDILGDRQSGQDVRTQNVVACQAISNIVKSSLGPVGLDKMLVDDIGDVTITNDGATILKMLEVEHPAAKVLVELAELQDREVGDGTTSVVIVAAELLKRANDLVRNKIHPTSIISGYRLAMREACKYIDEKLAVKVEKLGKDSLINCAKTSMSSKLIAGDSDFFANLVVDAVQAVKTTNVRGEIRYPIKGINILKAHGQSAKDSYLLKGYALNTGRAAQGMPTRVSPACIACLDFNLQKTKMQMGVQVLVSDPRELEKIRQREADMTKERIEKLLKAGANVVLTTKGIDDMALKYFVEAGAIAVRRVRKEDLRHVAKATGATAVSTFADMEGEETFDPSLLGFADEVVEERISDDDVIMIKGTKNNSAVSLILRGANDYMLDEMERALHDALCIVKRTLESNVVVAGGGAVESALSVYLEYLATTLGSREQLAIAEFAEALLIIPKVLSVNAAKDATELVAKLRAYHHTAQTKADKQHLSSMGLDLTKGTTRNNLEAGVIEPAMSKVKIIQFATEAAITILRIDDMIKLVKDDQGEE; this comes from the coding sequence ATGACGATTTCAGCACAAACACCTGATATCTTGGGAGATCGACAGTCAGGCCAAGATGTGAGAACTCAAAATGTTGTGGCTTGCCAAGCAATTTCAAACATCGTCAAATCATCACTTGGACCTGTTGGATTAGACAAGATGCTTGTGGATGATATCGGTGATGTAACAATCACAAACGATGGTGCTACGATTCTGAAGATGTTAGAAGTTGAGCATCCAGCTGCTAAGGTGCTTGTTGAGTTAGCTGAGTTACAAGATCGGGAAGTTGGAGATGGTACCACTTCTGTCGTGATTGTTGCTGCAGAATTGCTCAAGAGAGCCAATGATCTTGTCAGGAATAAGATACATCCAACATCTATAATCAGCGGGTACAGACTTGCTATGAGAGAAGCCTGCAAGTATATTGATGAGAAACTGGCTGTTAAGGTTGAAAAGCTTGGGAAAGATTCGCTTATCAACTGTGCAAAGACAAGCATGTCTTCGAAACTAATTGCTGGGGATAGTGATTTTTTTGCGAATTTGGTTGTAGATGCAGTACAAGCAGTGAAGACAACTAATGTTCGGGGAGAAATTAGATACCCGATCAAGGGGATTAATATTCTGAAAGCTCATGGTCAAAGTGCAAAGGACAGCTACTTATTGAAGGGTTACGCTCTCAATACTGGTCGTGCTGCACAAGGGATGCCTACTAGAGTTTCCCCTGCGTGCATTGCGTGCCTTGATTTTAATCTTCAGAAGACGAAGATGCAGATGGGTGTTCAAGTCTTGGTGAGTGACCCTAGGGAACTTGAAAAAATTAGGCAGAGAGAAGCTGACATGACAAAGGAGCGCATTGAGAAACTATTGAAAGCAGGAGCCAATGTTGTTCTTACAACCAAAGGAATTGATGATATGGCACTCAAGTACTTTGTGGAAGCTGGGGCAATTGCAGTAAGGCGTGTTCGCAAAGAAGATTTGCGTCATGTTGCCAAAGCAACTGGTGCCACTGCTGTCTCCACATTTGCTGACATGGAGGGAGAAGAGACATTTGATCCATCACTCCTTGGATTTGCAGATGAAGTTGTAGAAGAGCGCATTTCTGATGATGATGTTATTATGATTAAAGGGACCAAGAACAATAGTGCTGTATCATTGATCCTCAGAGGTGCAAATGACTACATGCTAGACGAGATGGAAAGAGCATTGCATGATGCTTTGTGCATTGTCAAGAGGACCCTTGAGTCCAATGTGGTGGTTGCTGGCGGAGGTGCTGTCGAGTCTGCATTATCTGTGTATCTGGAGTACCTTGCAACAACTTTGGGATCTCGGGAACAGTTGGCAATAGCGGAGTTTGCTGAAGCTCTTTTGATCATACCTAAGGTTCTTTCTGTAAACGCTGCTAAGGATGCCACTGAGTTGGTTGCAAAACTTAGAGCTTACCACCATACTGCGCAAACAAAGGCAGACAAGCAGCATCTTTCAAGCATGGGTCTAGATCTTACCAAGGGAACCACACGCAACAATTTAGAAGCTGGTGTTATTGAACCTGCGATGAGCAAAGTGAAGATCATACAGTTTGCAACTGAAGCAGCAATAACGATTCTTCGAATTGATGACATGATCAAGCTCGTCAAAGATGACCAGGGTGAGGAGTAA
- the LOC113330388 gene encoding protein SPA, chloroplastic-like, translating into MSFTLQSSFLSSPSRLKIITSKSTINRRSSRTYYPCIRALELDQNTIVGISVGILSVAVGIGIPVFYETQIDKSATRENNQPCFPCNGSGSQQCRFCIGTGNVTVELGGDEKEVSNCINCDGAGALTCTTCQGSGIQPRYLDRREFKDDD; encoded by the exons ATGTCATTTACACTTCAATCTTCATTTCTCTCTTCTCCTTCTCGACTCAAGATTATTACTTCTAAATCCACCATAAATCGACGTTCATCCAGGACTTATTATCCATGTATACGAGCATTGGAACTTGACCAAAACACG ATAGTGGGTATTTCAGTTGGGATACTTAGTGTAGCAGTTGGTATAGGGATACCAGTCTTTTATGAAACTCAAATTGACAAATCT gCAACAAGGGAGAACAATCAACCTTGCTTCCCTTGTAATGGATCTGGTTCTC AACAATGTAGATTCTGCATCGGAACAGGCAATGTGACAGTAGAGTTGGGGGGAGATGAAAAAGAAGTTTCAAACTGTATAAACTGTGATGGTGCTGGAGCTTTAACCTGCACCACTTGCCAAGGCAGTGGCATTCAACCGCGTTACCTCGACCGAAG AGAATTCAAGGATGACGACTAG